In one Capricornis sumatraensis isolate serow.1 chromosome 1, serow.2, whole genome shotgun sequence genomic region, the following are encoded:
- the CHCHD5 gene encoding coiled-coil-helix-coiled-coil-helix domain-containing protein 5, which produces MQAALEITARYCGRELEQYGQCVAAKPESWQRDCHHLKMSIAQCTSAHPVIRQIRQACSEPFEAFEECLRQNEAAVGNCAEHVRRFLQCAEQVQPTHRPSTLEAHPLPAS; this is translated from the exons AT GCAGGCGGCCCTGGAGATCACTGCTCGCTACTGCGGCCGGGAGCTGGAGCAATATGGCCAGTGTGTGGCAGCCAAACCGGAGTCATGGCAGCGAGACTGTCACCATCTTAAGATGAGCATTGCCCAGTGCACATCCGCCCA CCCAGTCATCCGTCAGATCCGCCAGGCCTGTTCGGAGCCTTTCGAGGCCTTTGAGGAATGTCTTCGACAGAATGAAGCCGCTGTGGGCAACTGTGCGGAGCATGTGCGCCGATTCCTGCAGTGTGCAGAGCAGGTGCAACCAACACACAGACCCTCCACCTTGGAG